Sequence from the Kineosporia succinea genome:
TACCCGCACGGTCCTCCTCGGTCAGACCTGCCAAGATACTTGCCAGGACGGCGCTCGGCCGGGTGAACTCAGCAGGTTCTCAGGCCACATGGTGGCCCGTCATTCTCACATGTCGAGACAAATCACACGAGTCAGGGAGTCACGGTGGAGCCGCTGAAGGTTGCGCTGCTGGGTAGCGGGTCGGTGGGAACACAGGTGGCCCGCCTCCTGACGACGCATGCGCAGGAGCTGGCCCAGCGGGTCGGCGCGCCCCTGGAGCTGGTCGGGATCGCCGTGCGGCGTCTGGACGTCGACCGGGGCCCGGGCATCGACCCGGCGCTGCTCACGACCGACGCGTCCGAGCTGGTCAAGCGGGCCGATCTGGTGGTCGAGCTGATCGGCGGGATCGAGCCCGCGCGCACGCTCATCCTGGACGCGCTGGCCGCCGGTGCCTCGGTGGTCACGGGCAACAAGGCGCTGCTGGCCGAGCACGGCCCGGAGCTCTACGAAGCCGCCGACCGGGGTGGCGTCGAGCTCTACTACGAGGCCGCGGTGGCCGGGGCGATCCCGCTGCTGCGCCCGATCCGCGAGTCGCTGGCCGGTGACCGGGTGCGCCGCGTGCTGGGCATCGTCAACGGCACCACGAACTTCGTGCTCGACAAGATGGACACGGCCGGCCTCGACCTCGCCGAGGCGGTGTCGCAGGCCCAGGAGCTGGGTTACGCCGAGGCCGACCCGACCGCTGACGTCGAGGGCTTCGACGCCGCCGCCAAGGCCGCGATCCTGGCCTCGCTGGCGTTCCACACCCGGGTGCACGCCGACGACGTGCACCGCGAGGGCATCACCACGGTGACGGCCGGCGACGTGGCCTCGGCCAAGGCGATCGGCGCCGTGGTCAAGCTGCTCGCGATCTGCGAGCGCACGGTGGCCGCCGACGGTTCCGAGG
This genomic interval carries:
- a CDS encoding homoserine dehydrogenase, whose translation is MEPLKVALLGSGSVGTQVARLLTTHAQELAQRVGAPLELVGIAVRRLDVDRGPGIDPALLTTDASELVKRADLVVELIGGIEPARTLILDALAAGASVVTGNKALLAEHGPELYEAADRGGVELYYEAAVAGAIPLLRPIRESLAGDRVRRVLGIVNGTTNFVLDKMDTAGLDLAEAVSQAQELGYAEADPTADVEGFDAAAKAAILASLAFHTRVHADDVHREGITTVTAGDVASAKAIGAVVKLLAICERTVAADGSEGVSVRVHPAMVPVAHPLANVRGAFNAVFVEAEAAGELMFYGQGAGGLPTASAVLGDLVSAARNRVGGSRGPGESTYAQLPLRPMGEVVTRYHISLEVADRPGVLATVAKVIAEHGVSIETVRQQQSPAAAPDATDDDRASLVVVTHSATDAALEATVSALAGLESVTAVVGVMRVEGED